One stretch of Phycisphaerae bacterium DNA includes these proteins:
- a CDS encoding 16S rRNA (uracil(1498)-N(3))-methyltransferase, whose protein sequence is MPPPRLYCPVLSSGSLTLSPEESHHAVNVLRLGKGARVVVFDGAGREAEAEVESADRRRLRVTAETVIEYPFDAPLRTTLAVAVPKAHRQGFLVEKCTELGVEAIWPLMSKFSVARTGAGGVERLRRRAIEAAKQSGRRWLPDVRAAMTFQQCCQLWSQFDCVALAHPGSPNGELCDILDGQPLPGRMLVMVGPEGGWSPEEIRQSRTNGARFIGLGDSVLRTETAALAVCAVIFLAANRADRSQPS, encoded by the coding sequence ATGCCTCCCCCACGGCTGTATTGTCCGGTCCTTTCCTCAGGGAGCCTTACCCTCTCACCGGAGGAATCGCATCATGCCGTCAACGTTCTCCGGCTCGGCAAGGGCGCGCGCGTCGTGGTTTTCGACGGTGCCGGACGGGAGGCGGAGGCGGAGGTGGAATCGGCCGACCGCCGACGGCTTCGAGTGACCGCGGAGACGGTCATTGAGTACCCGTTCGACGCCCCCCTGCGTACCACCCTGGCCGTGGCCGTTCCCAAGGCGCATCGCCAGGGATTCCTGGTGGAGAAATGTACCGAGCTTGGTGTCGAGGCGATCTGGCCGCTCATGTCCAAATTCAGCGTGGCCCGCACCGGAGCCGGCGGCGTCGAGCGTCTTCGGCGTCGTGCGATCGAAGCCGCCAAGCAGAGCGGGCGGAGATGGCTTCCCGACGTTCGTGCCGCGATGACCTTTCAGCAGTGCTGCCAATTGTGGTCGCAGTTCGACTGCGTGGCACTGGCTCATCCGGGATCACCCAATGGTGAACTCTGCGATATCCTGGACGGCCAGCCCTTGCCCGGACGCATGTTGGTCATGGTCGGTCCGGAGGGCGGATGGTCGCCCGAGGAGATCCGCCAGTCACGGACGAACGGCGCCCGGTTCATCGGTCTGGGCGACTCGGTCCTTCGCACCGAAACCGCCGCCTTGGCCGTTTGCGCCGTAATCTTCCTGGCAGCGAATCGAGCCGACCGATCGCAACCCTCTTGA
- a CDS encoding glycosyl hydrolase codes for MNRTSRVFVLGLLAVGLVVSASWALKVEAKEAAAAEDDGEKMKAETFAGLKFRGIGPGMSSGRIGDFAVSPRNRAHYFVAVASGGVWKTENGGTTFTPVFDGEGSFSIGCVTMDPHNDNVVWVGTGENNSQRSVDFGDGVYRTLDGGKSWENMGLRESEHIGMIAIDPRDSNVVYVAAQGPLWNSGGDRGLYKTTDGGKNWMRVLNISEDTGVNEVHLDPRDPDVIYASAYQRRRHVWTLINGGPESALYKSTDAGKTWRKLTKGLPDVDKGRIGLCIAPADPDVVYAIVEAADDKGGFFRSTDRGESWTKQNKYMSSSPQYYNELVCDPLDVGRVYSLDTFMHVTEDGGKTFQRAPREDRHVDDHALWIDPHDTSYHLVGCDGGVYESFDRGQHWRFMANLPVTQFYRVAIDNGEPFYYVYGGTQDNNTLGGPSRTLDRVGIVNGDWFVTVGGDGFKAQVDPKDPNIVYSQWQYGGLVRYDRRSGERVDIKPREAPGEDPLRWNWDSPLIISPHDHERLYFAAQKLYRSDDRGNSWTAISGDLSRKLDRNQLKVMGKLWSVDAVAKNASTSFYGNCVSLDESPMVEGLIYVGTDDGLVHVTEDGGKNWRTISVFPRVPDQTYVSGLTASRHDADTVFALFDNHKNGDFKPYVLKSTDRGATWTSIAGDLPNKDYTYVLREDPVLPELLFVGTEFGVYFTRDGGQKWIKLKGGIPTIAVRDMEIQERENDLVLATFGRGFYILDDYTPLRATPDILEKDAAIYPIKPALRYIERNRLGGREGRGWQGAAYFAAPNPPFGAVFTVYLKEKIKTLKEERQEAEKKAVKAGKEPKYPSYDDLRAEDREEQPQVVLVVQDQNGGVIRRLPVPREKGIHRVSWDLRYPSADPIELKTEEAAPWDPDRSGPLALPGTYQAFLALSRDGEFTAMTEPQSFEVVALENATLPAPDQAELLAFQKKVAELQRVVRGTAKVVGEMKSRMTHAQRAVLETPGADASILTDIEHLQTRLADASVKLTGDPTLRGRDEPSPLSIMERTMSIVYSSWYSTSAPTQTQREDYKRTSKAFADLLSEFKSIDRDLSRVEEKLEQAGAPWTPGRLPDWNPQ; via the coding sequence ATGAATCGTACATCAAGGGTGTTCGTACTGGGACTGCTTGCCGTTGGTCTTGTTGTTTCCGCGTCGTGGGCGCTGAAGGTCGAGGCGAAGGAAGCCGCGGCCGCGGAGGACGACGGTGAGAAGATGAAGGCCGAGACGTTCGCGGGGCTGAAGTTCCGCGGCATCGGTCCGGGCATGTCCTCCGGCCGTATCGGCGACTTTGCGGTGAGTCCGCGCAACCGCGCGCACTATTTCGTCGCGGTCGCCTCCGGCGGTGTCTGGAAGACGGAGAACGGCGGCACGACCTTCACGCCCGTGTTTGACGGGGAAGGCTCGTTCTCCATCGGCTGCGTCACCATGGACCCGCACAATGATAACGTGGTGTGGGTGGGGACGGGTGAGAACAACAGCCAGCGCAGCGTGGACTTCGGCGACGGCGTCTACCGCACGCTCGACGGCGGCAAGAGCTGGGAGAACATGGGTCTGCGAGAATCCGAGCACATCGGCATGATCGCGATTGATCCGCGCGACTCCAATGTGGTGTACGTGGCCGCGCAGGGTCCACTGTGGAACAGCGGCGGCGATCGCGGGCTCTACAAGACCACTGACGGCGGCAAGAACTGGATGCGCGTTCTCAACATCAGCGAGGACACGGGTGTCAACGAGGTGCACCTGGATCCGCGCGACCCGGACGTGATCTACGCGTCGGCCTACCAGCGCCGGCGGCACGTCTGGACGCTGATCAACGGCGGGCCGGAATCCGCGCTGTACAAGTCCACCGATGCGGGAAAAACGTGGCGTAAGCTGACCAAGGGTCTGCCGGATGTGGACAAGGGCCGCATCGGGTTGTGCATCGCTCCGGCCGATCCCGACGTGGTCTACGCCATCGTCGAAGCTGCCGACGACAAGGGCGGCTTCTTCCGCTCGACGGATCGCGGCGAGAGCTGGACCAAACAGAACAAATACATGTCGTCGAGCCCGCAGTATTACAACGAGCTCGTCTGCGATCCGCTGGATGTGGGTCGGGTCTATTCGCTGGATACGTTCATGCACGTCACCGAGGACGGGGGGAAGACGTTCCAGCGCGCCCCGCGGGAGGATCGTCATGTGGACGACCACGCCCTCTGGATCGATCCGCACGACACGAGCTATCACCTGGTGGGTTGCGACGGCGGAGTCTACGAGAGTTTTGATCGCGGGCAGCACTGGCGGTTCATGGCCAACCTGCCTGTGACGCAGTTCTACCGTGTGGCGATAGACAACGGCGAACCGTTCTATTACGTCTACGGCGGCACGCAGGACAACAACACGCTGGGCGGACCCTCGCGGACGCTCGACCGGGTGGGCATTGTCAACGGCGACTGGTTTGTCACCGTCGGAGGCGACGGCTTCAAGGCACAGGTCGATCCGAAGGATCCCAACATTGTCTACAGCCAGTGGCAGTATGGCGGCTTGGTTCGCTACGATCGGCGGAGCGGCGAGCGGGTCGACATCAAGCCGCGCGAGGCGCCCGGCGAGGATCCGCTCCGCTGGAACTGGGATTCACCGCTGATCATCAGTCCGCATGATCACGAGCGTCTCTATTTCGCAGCGCAGAAGCTCTATCGATCCGATGATCGCGGCAACAGTTGGACGGCCATCTCCGGCGATCTCTCCCGCAAGCTCGACCGCAACCAGCTCAAGGTCATGGGCAAGCTGTGGAGCGTGGACGCCGTGGCCAAGAACGCCTCCACGTCGTTCTATGGCAACTGCGTTTCGCTGGACGAGTCGCCCATGGTGGAAGGGTTGATTTACGTCGGCACCGACGACGGGCTCGTACACGTGACGGAGGACGGCGGAAAGAACTGGCGGACAATATCCGTGTTTCCACGCGTTCCCGACCAGACCTATGTCAGCGGACTGACTGCTTCCCGCCACGATGCCGATACGGTCTTCGCCCTGTTCGACAACCACAAGAACGGCGACTTCAAGCCCTATGTGCTCAAGAGCACGGACCGGGGTGCCACGTGGACGTCGATCGCGGGGGACCTGCCGAACAAGGACTATACCTACGTACTGCGTGAGGATCCTGTCCTTCCCGAGCTGCTCTTCGTGGGCACCGAATTCGGCGTGTATTTCACGCGCGACGGCGGGCAGAAGTGGATCAAGCTCAAGGGCGGAATTCCCACCATTGCCGTTCGCGACATGGAAATCCAGGAGCGCGAGAATGATCTTGTCCTCGCCACGTTCGGGCGGGGGTTCTACATTCTGGACGACTACACTCCGCTTCGGGCCACGCCGGACATTCTGGAGAAGGACGCGGCGATTTACCCCATCAAACCGGCGCTGCGTTACATCGAGCGTAACCGGCTGGGCGGGCGTGAAGGCCGCGGCTGGCAGGGGGCGGCCTATTTCGCCGCGCCCAACCCTCCATTCGGCGCGGTGTTCACCGTCTACCTGAAGGAGAAGATCAAGACGCTCAAGGAAGAGCGCCAGGAGGCGGAGAAGAAAGCGGTCAAGGCCGGGAAGGAGCCCAAATATCCATCCTATGACGATCTGCGGGCGGAAGATCGCGAAGAGCAGCCTCAGGTGGTGCTTGTCGTGCAGGATCAAAACGGCGGCGTGATTCGTCGTCTGCCGGTTCCGCGAGAGAAGGGAATCCACCGTGTAAGCTGGGACTTGCGTTATCCCTCGGCCGACCCAATAGAGCTCAAGACCGAGGAGGCCGCACCGTGGGATCCGGATCGATCCGGTCCGCTCGCTCTGCCGGGAACGTACCAGGCGTTTCTGGCGCTAAGCCGTGACGGAGAATTCACGGCGATGACGGAGCCGCAGTCGTTCGAGGTGGTCGCTCTGGAGAATGCGACGCTTCCGGCTCCGGATCAAGCGGAGCTTCTGGCTTTTCAGAAGAAGGTTGCCGAGCTGCAGCGCGTGGTTCGCGGGACGGCCAAGGTCGTGGGCGAGATGAAGAGCCGCATGACCCATGCCCAGCGGGCCGTGCTCGAAACCCCGGGCGCCGACGCTTCGATCCTTACGGACATCGAGCACCTCCAGACGCGGCTGGCGGACGCCTCGGTCAAGCTGACCGGCGACCCGACACTGCGTGGCCGGGACGAGCCGTCGCCGTTGAGCATCATGGAACGCACCATGAGCATCGTGTACAGCTCGTGGTATTCCACCTCGGCCCCGACGCAAACGCAGCGAGAAGACTACAAGCGCACGAGCAAGGCTTTCGCCGACCTGCTGAGCGAATTCAAGAGCATTGATCGTGATCTATCCCGCGTCGAGGAGAAGCTCGAGCAGGCCGGGGCGCCGTGGACGCCGGGCCGCCTGCCGGATTGGAATCCGCAGTAG
- a CDS encoding 6-carboxytetrahydropterin synthase → MRVTQSFEFAAAHRLALNDLSDEENRQLFGKCSNPHGHGHNYILEVSVNVSSGDSSPTTLPLAELNRVVQKHVIEPLDHRNLNSECAEFAHMNPTVENIARVIWQRLEHQVPFGALASVKVWETPKTWAEYTDSR, encoded by the coding sequence GTGCGGGTTACACAGTCATTTGAGTTCGCCGCGGCGCACCGCCTGGCATTAAACGACCTGAGCGACGAAGAGAACCGGCAACTCTTCGGCAAGTGCAGCAACCCGCACGGCCACGGACACAACTACATCCTCGAGGTGTCGGTCAACGTGTCATCGGGTGACTCGTCCCCCACGACCCTTCCCCTTGCGGAGTTGAACCGCGTCGTGCAGAAGCATGTGATTGAGCCGTTGGATCACCGCAATCTCAACTCGGAGTGCGCCGAGTTCGCCCACATGAACCCGACGGTGGAGAATATCGCCAGGGTCATCTGGCAACGCCTCGAGCACCAGGTTCCTTTCGGGGCGCTGGCGTCGGTCAAAGTGTGGGAGACTCCCAAGACTTGGGCCGAGTACACGGATTCGCGTTGA
- a CDS encoding class I SAM-dependent methyltransferase: MPSCDSTARFSSRVDDYVRYRPGYPPALLDCLAKDFDLRPEHVVADIGSGTGIFTALLLGRGHEVYGVEPNEAMRRAAEDRFRGESRFHSVAGSSEHTTLPDASVDWLTAAQAFHWFDVERARAEALRILRPPCCAALIWNNRREDTPFLAEYEAFLQTFAIDYASVKHQQAESDGRILRFFAGGEVTHRVFPNAQACDWDGLRGRTLSASYMPNADHPSYSSMMSALRELFDRHAHDGQVVIEYETSLHVGRM, encoded by the coding sequence ATGCCCAGTTGCGATTCTACGGCGCGGTTCTCCAGCCGCGTGGATGACTACGTGCGCTACCGGCCGGGGTATCCGCCGGCGCTATTGGACTGCCTGGCGAAAGACTTCGATCTGCGGCCCGAGCATGTCGTTGCCGACATCGGTTCGGGTACGGGCATCTTCACCGCGCTGCTGCTGGGGCGCGGCCACGAGGTCTACGGCGTCGAGCCCAACGAGGCCATGCGTCGCGCGGCCGAGGATCGCTTTCGCGGCGAATCCCGTTTCCACTCCGTTGCCGGATCGAGCGAGCACACTACGCTGCCCGATGCGAGCGTCGACTGGCTCACGGCCGCGCAGGCGTTTCACTGGTTCGATGTGGAGCGTGCCCGGGCCGAGGCCCTGCGGATTCTGCGCCCGCCGTGTTGCGCCGCCCTGATCTGGAACAACCGCCGCGAGGACACGCCGTTCCTGGCGGAATACGAGGCCTTCCTGCAGACGTTCGCCATCGATTACGCCAGCGTGAAGCATCAACAAGCCGAATCCGACGGCCGGATACTGCGCTTCTTCGCCGGCGGCGAAGTCACGCACCGCGTCTTTCCCAACGCCCAGGCCTGCGACTGGGACGGCCTGCGCGGGCGGACGCTGTCGGCTTCCTACATGCCCAACGCCGACCACCCTTCGTATTCATCGATGATGTCCGCTCTGCGCGAGCTCTTCGATCGTCACGCCCATGACGGCCAAGTCGTCATCGAATACGAAACGAGTCTGCACGTGGGGAGAATGTAG
- a CDS encoding zinc ribbon domain-containing protein: MMEVPLAHQDAPPADDCYCARCGYNLRGLDPAGRCPECGEPVVLSHRSDLLRFADAGWLRRMRFGAGLIIWSEIADVVERLGTTIRISGTWQDNVPWFLLEYSTYVLLVLGTFFVTVREPRKALSEGTFSLRKWIRGLVAGNLAVGCVAIIVEGLPAILVFVINFAAALAITAAFLGLFLYIRQLAMRIPDAKLAKRATLLFWYLATTKAISVLLGLALLLGTGDTSLTIKFKLSTSAVVTTCVNGLLELFASVFLIVTMLRYFRSLTQSLEIQARWRSAVQPVHVAPD, translated from the coding sequence GTGATGGAGGTGCCGCTCGCCCATCAGGACGCTCCGCCCGCGGACGACTGCTATTGCGCGCGGTGCGGCTACAACTTGCGCGGGCTCGACCCGGCGGGACGATGTCCGGAATGCGGCGAGCCGGTCGTGCTGTCCCACCGCAGCGACCTGCTGCGGTTTGCGGATGCCGGCTGGCTGAGACGGATGCGTTTCGGCGCGGGACTGATCATTTGGAGCGAGATAGCCGACGTCGTCGAGCGACTGGGAACAACGATCCGAATATCAGGAACGTGGCAGGACAACGTGCCCTGGTTCCTACTCGAGTATTCTACCTATGTGCTGTTGGTACTGGGAACGTTCTTCGTTACCGTGCGAGAACCTCGCAAGGCGTTGAGCGAAGGGACTTTCTCGCTGAGGAAATGGATCCGCGGACTGGTCGCGGGTAACCTAGCAGTTGGCTGCGTTGCAATCATCGTCGAAGGTCTCCCAGCCATTCTCGTCTTCGTGATTAATTTCGCGGCCGCTTTGGCAATTACCGCCGCGTTTCTGGGCCTATTCCTCTACATTCGCCAACTCGCCATGCGGATCCCCGACGCCAAATTGGCCAAGAGAGCAACGTTGCTGTTCTGGTATCTCGCGACCACCAAGGCGATCAGCGTGTTGCTGGGCCTGGCGCTGTTGCTCGGAACCGGTGACACATCGCTCACCATCAAGTTCAAACTCTCGACGAGCGCCGTTGTGACTACATGCGTCAATGGTCTGCTTGAGTTATTCGCATCCGTCTTTCTCATCGTAACCATGTTGCGCTACTTCAGGTCTCTCACGCAATCGCTCGAGATTCAGGCGAGGTGGCGCTCGGCCGTCCAGCCCGTTCATGTCGCGCCGGACTGA
- a CDS encoding glycosyltransferase family 2 protein gives MSPLSLSVFFPCYNEEANVENTTRAAVQALERIADDYEIIIVNDGSKDRTGEIADRLASEIPHVRAVHNRPNLGYGGALQAGFRAATKPWVFYTDGDGQFDFEEIDKLLPLLREFDIVSAYRTDRQDSAVRKFNAWGWTVLSNLVLGLHLRDIDCAFKIYPRKLFDEIEMKSMGALIDAEVLARASRLGYRIGQIGVSHRARVAGSQTGANLKVILRAFRELFKLRREIVRTGKKA, from the coding sequence TTGTCACCCCTCTCCCTGAGCGTCTTCTTCCCCTGCTACAACGAAGAGGCCAACGTCGAAAACACGACGCGGGCGGCCGTTCAGGCACTGGAGCGCATCGCCGACGACTACGAGATCATCATCGTCAATGACGGGAGCAAGGATCGCACCGGCGAAATCGCCGACCGGCTCGCTTCGGAGATTCCCCACGTTCGCGCCGTTCACAACCGGCCGAATCTCGGCTACGGCGGCGCCCTTCAGGCCGGCTTCCGCGCCGCGACCAAACCCTGGGTCTTCTACACCGACGGCGACGGGCAATTCGACTTCGAGGAAATCGACAAGCTCCTCCCCCTGCTGCGCGAGTTCGACATCGTCAGTGCGTACCGGACCGACCGGCAGGATTCCGCGGTGCGCAAGTTCAACGCCTGGGGCTGGACGGTTCTCTCCAACCTCGTCCTCGGACTGCACTTGCGCGACATCGACTGCGCCTTCAAGATTTACCCGCGAAAGCTCTTCGACGAGATTGAGATGAAAAGCATGGGGGCGCTCATCGACGCGGAGGTTCTGGCGCGGGCGAGTCGCCTGGGCTACCGCATCGGGCAGATCGGGGTGAGCCACCGGGCGCGGGTCGCGGGGAGTCAAACCGGAGCGAATCTCAAGGTCATCCTCCGGGCGTTCCGCGAGCTGTTCAAGCTGCGGCGGGAGATAGTGCGCACCGGCAAGAAGGCCTGA
- a CDS encoding GGDEF domain-containing protein, producing the protein MRSVRGEADPTSRRGIRESFAWRTGRAHLAAALTITLVFLYVARLIHHHREAEGQLERARVCAAALAPGADGDYAEAVDRLQRRYPWLLGVGVLSSSGRLDRLYPDDPLLHRSAEAAATSREEIFSDIARKDGADVGIRSVRVPLNGSDDPTATAGLFLFYDGAGGMQNALLMTAVVLVTGTAFFLLAISQVRWFRQEVSAPLRELSGAARTDTPPGRARSQRVMRWREMADLAHGIAHIREALEGARQQAEAAERNAEVRLKEREAGFDRQLRRALDQAMIDPLTGLRNRRYLDHELERLFAAQSARSECLAAIMLDLDHFKSHNDAFGHKAGDEVLRFVGELIRSAIRPTDHGIRYGGDEFLILLPGADEAQAEAIAERIVRLFSQYAVVLPRLESPLSISAGVASTKDRTFANGLELLAKTDTALYQAKAGGRNTVATACA; encoded by the coding sequence GTGCGCTCAGTGAGGGGGGAAGCCGATCCCACGTCCAGGCGAGGAATTCGCGAATCTTTCGCGTGGCGAACCGGCCGCGCCCACCTGGCTGCCGCGCTGACCATCACGCTCGTCTTCTTGTACGTCGCCAGACTGATTCATCACCACCGCGAGGCAGAGGGCCAACTGGAGCGGGCCCGCGTCTGCGCCGCCGCGCTGGCTCCCGGAGCAGACGGCGATTACGCCGAAGCCGTCGATCGTCTGCAACGCCGGTACCCCTGGCTGTTGGGCGTTGGCGTGCTCAGCAGCAGCGGACGCCTGGATCGTCTGTACCCGGACGATCCCTTGCTGCATCGGTCCGCAGAGGCCGCGGCGACAAGCCGGGAGGAAATTTTCTCCGACATCGCGCGAAAAGACGGCGCCGATGTGGGTATTCGCTCCGTGCGTGTGCCGCTGAACGGAAGCGATGACCCGACGGCGACGGCGGGACTGTTTCTCTTCTATGACGGCGCGGGCGGAATGCAGAACGCCCTGCTGATGACGGCCGTTGTTCTCGTCACCGGGACCGCATTCTTTCTCCTGGCTATCTCGCAGGTCCGCTGGTTCCGCCAAGAGGTCTCAGCCCCGCTCAGAGAGCTCTCCGGCGCCGCACGCACGGACACGCCGCCTGGAAGGGCGCGCTCGCAGCGCGTGATGCGCTGGCGCGAGATGGCCGATCTGGCCCATGGCATCGCCCATATACGCGAGGCGCTGGAGGGAGCCCGCCAACAGGCAGAGGCTGCGGAGCGAAACGCAGAGGTCAGACTGAAAGAGCGCGAAGCGGGATTCGATCGCCAACTCCGGCGAGCACTTGATCAGGCCATGATCGACCCGCTCACCGGATTGCGCAACCGCCGCTACCTCGATCATGAGCTGGAACGACTATTCGCGGCGCAAAGCGCCCGCAGCGAGTGCCTTGCGGCCATCATGCTCGACCTCGATCACTTCAAGTCGCACAATGATGCCTTCGGGCACAAGGCCGGTGACGAAGTGCTCCGCTTTGTCGGCGAGTTGATCCGCAGCGCCATCCGCCCCACCGACCATGGCATTCGCTATGGCGGCGACGAGTTTCTGATCCTGCTGCCCGGCGCGGATGAAGCCCAGGCCGAAGCCATCGCGGAGCGCATCGTCCGACTCTTCTCGCAATACGCCGTCGTACTGCCGCGCCTGGAGTCACCGCTGAGCATCAGTGCCGGGGTGGCCTCGACCAAGGATCGGACATTCGCCAACGGGCTCGAGCTGCTCGCCAAGACGGACACCGCGCTGTACCAGGCGAAAGCCGGCGGTCGAAACACGGTCGCCACGGCCTGCGCCTGA